In Thermomonas paludicola, the following are encoded in one genomic region:
- the pcnB gene encoding polynucleotide adenylyltransferase PcnB — protein sequence MIDHQPQSAPVEAALRVIPRDAHDVSRKQMSSSALRVLYRLREAGFGAYLVGGAVRDLLVGRQPKDFDVATDATPEQVKALFRNCRLIGRRFRLAHVVYGREIIEVATFRAKGGDDEDGDRKIHEDGRLLRDNIYGTIEEDALRRDFTANALYYAIEDFSVRDFVGGFEDVQARRLRLIGDPEARYREDPVRMLRAARLAAKLDFSIEAATAEPIARLAPLLADAAPARLFEETLKMFLAGDAVACFELLETHGLLPALLPETAQALASNTSGALRRMLLQGLRSTDARVAADEPVSPAFLYAVLLWPAYCRTLAQLQAQGVHAAEAQRRAADRVTMHQVARIALPRRFSLPMQEIWLLQPRFALRQRKRVFRLLAHPRFRAAFDFLELRLVASDTHAQDVAFWRDAQLHPADAVAAVEGMADGDGDSDAHEPVGTGETAGAGPGKRRRRRRRPAAGTAE from the coding sequence ATGATCGATCACCAGCCCCAATCTGCTCCCGTCGAAGCTGCCCTGCGCGTGATTCCGCGCGATGCCCACGACGTCTCCCGCAAGCAAATGAGCAGCAGTGCGCTGCGCGTGCTGTACCGGCTGCGCGAGGCCGGTTTTGGCGCGTATCTGGTCGGCGGCGCGGTGCGTGACCTGCTGGTGGGGCGGCAGCCGAAGGATTTCGACGTGGCCACCGACGCCACCCCTGAACAAGTCAAGGCGCTGTTTCGCAACTGCAGGTTGATCGGCCGGCGCTTCCGGCTGGCGCACGTAGTCTATGGCCGCGAAATCATCGAGGTGGCGACCTTTCGCGCCAAGGGCGGCGATGACGAGGACGGCGACCGCAAGATCCACGAGGATGGCCGCCTGCTGCGCGACAACATCTACGGCACGATTGAGGAAGATGCGCTGCGCCGCGATTTCACCGCCAATGCGCTGTACTACGCGATCGAGGATTTTTCGGTGCGCGACTTCGTTGGTGGTTTCGAAGACGTGCAGGCGCGGCGGTTGCGCCTGATCGGTGATCCCGAAGCGCGCTATCGCGAAGATCCGGTGCGCATGCTGCGTGCGGCGCGATTGGCGGCGAAGCTGGATTTCAGCATCGAGGCGGCGACCGCCGAGCCGATTGCGCGATTGGCCCCCTTGCTGGCTGACGCGGCCCCGGCGCGGCTGTTCGAGGAAACGCTGAAGATGTTCCTCGCCGGTGACGCGGTGGCCTGCTTCGAACTCCTGGAAACGCATGGCCTGCTGCCGGCGTTGTTGCCGGAAACCGCGCAGGCGTTGGCGTCGAACACATCCGGCGCGCTGCGGCGCATGCTGCTGCAGGGCTTGCGCAGTACCGATGCGCGGGTGGCTGCCGATGAGCCGGTCTCCCCGGCGTTTCTGTACGCCGTGCTGCTGTGGCCGGCCTATTGCCGCACGCTCGCGCAGCTGCAGGCGCAAGGCGTGCATGCGGCCGAGGCGCAGCGTCGCGCCGCCGACCGGGTGACGATGCATCAGGTGGCGCGCATCGCGCTGCCGCGCCGGTTCTCGCTGCCGATGCAGGAAATCTGGCTGCTGCAGCCGCGTTTCGCGCTGCGCCAGCGCAAGCGCGTGTTCCGCCTGTTGGCCCATCCACGCTTCCGCGCCGCGTTCGATTTCCTGGAGTTGCGGCTGGTGGCCTCCGATACGCATGCGCAGGATGTCGCGTTCTGGCGCGACGCGCAGTTGCATCCGGCGGACGCCGTGGCTGCGGTCGAGGGCATGGCTGACGGGGATGGCGACAGCGATGCACATGAGCCCGTTGGCACTGGCGAGACCGCCGGCGCGGGGCCCGGCAAGCGTCGCCGTCGCCGTCGTCGCCCCGCCGCGGGGACGGCAGAATGA